The Streptomyces sp. B3I8 nucleotide sequence TGGTACCGGCGTCACCTCGACCGAGCGGAACGGGACATCAGTTCCAGCGGAGTGCTTCCCTATACGTACGCCGAGATGCGTCGGCTGACCGGTCTCGGTGCGACAGACCTCGACGACCTCCTGGTCGACGACAGCACCTCTCAGGGATCGCCCGAACTGCGCCAGGCCATCGCCGACCGTTATCTGTCGGGCCGGGCCGAACGGGTCATGGTCACCCATGGCTCGAGTGAGGCGATCGCCCTCACGCTGGCGACACTCTTACAGCCGGGTGACCTCGTGGTACTGCCGGACATGCTGTACCACGCACTGGTCCACTATCCCGAACTGGCCGGCTGCCGGCTGCGCCTCCTGCCTCTGGACCACTTCACCGCTGCCGGAACCGACCCCGGGGCCATGGACCGGGCGATCCCGCCGGACACCCGGGCCGTCATCGTCAACTTCCCGCACAATCCCACCGGTACAACGCTGACTCCGGCCGCGTACCGACGGCTCATCGACCGGGTGCGGGAGGTGGGAGCGGTCCTGGTGTGGGACGCGGCGACCGCGGAGATCTCCTGGAGCGGCCCGGTCCTGCCGGACCCAGGTCTGGAACATCCGGACACCATCAGCTACGGCACGCTCTCCAAAGCCTTCGGGCTGCCGGGGCTACGGGTGGGATGGTGCACCGCCCCTCCCGAACTGATCGAGCGCAGTTTCGCCCTGCGTGACCGCAGCACCCTGTTCCTGTCCCCGATCGTGGAGACGATCGCCACGGCGGCGATGCGCTCGGCGGACGCCCTCGTCGAGCCGAGGCGGGACCGCGCTCGTGCCAACCTCGCCGTACTGGAGCGATGGGTCGCGGAACACGAAGGGCTGGTGACCTGGAAGCCGCCGCAGGGAGGGGTCTGCTGCCTGCTGGAACTCTCCGGCGTCACGGACTCGGAGCGGTTCTGCCTCGACCTCCTGGAGCAGGACGGGACGTTGCTGGTACCCGGTACCGCGTTCGGGCGTGAGGGCACCGTCCGGCTCGGCTTCGGCGGTGGCGAGAAGGACTTCACCGACGGGCTGATGTCTCTTTCCCAGCTGCTGCGAGCCGGAGGAGGACCGCGTCGATGACCGCACCCGGCCCCGTCGCCGAGTCCGACGCACTGCTTGAGTCGTGGCGATGTGTCGTGGCGCGCCACGGTGAACGTATCGCCCTCAGCAACGGTCGGCGCACCCTGACCTATCGCCAACTGGCCGCGGTCGCACAGCGGATCGGGGGCCGGCTGGCCGCTGCCGGTGCTGCCCCGGGGCGGCAGGTGATGCTCCAGGTGAACGCTCCCATCGATGCCGTCATGAGCATGTTGGGTGTGCTGGAAGCGGGCGCGGCCTTCGCCCTGCTGGAGGACGGGTTGCCGCAGGCGGCTCGGGCGGCCCGAATGGACCGGGTCAGCGCCGTGCTGTCGGCCGGACGCGGACAGCCGGCGGACGCGTTGCCCCTTCCGTGGGTCGACCTGGCCCCGGAACTGGACGGCGTAGAACCGGACGGACCCGTGCCCGCCGGGGGCATATGCCCGGGCCCGGCGGCATACGTGATGTTCACCTCCGGCTCCACCGGTCGCCCCAAAGCGGTCGAGATCGGACGCGACGCGCTGCACGGCTTCTCGCTCGCCGCTGCGGACCGCCTCGCGCTCCGCCCCGGGGACCGGTGGCTGCAGCTGGCCTCCCTGGGCTTCGACGTGCTCATCGAGGAGGTCTTCCCGGCATTGATGACCGGGAGCACAGTGGTCTGTCGCCCCGACAGCGTTGCGCCGGACCCGCAGGAACTGCACGCCATGCTGAGCGACATGGGTGTCACGATCGTGGAATTGTCCACCCAGTACTGGCGCGAGTACGCCCGTTGGCTCGACGTCCGGAACGAGACGACACCACCTGGACTGCGGCGTGTGCTCGTCGGAGGTGAACGAATGGATCCCGACGACTGGCGCCGCTGGGAGCGCTCCGGACACGCTCCCCTGGTGCACGTCTACGGGCTCACCGAGTGCACCGTCACCTCGACCATGTACGACGGCCGGCTGCCCGCGGACGCCCAGGAAGTACCCATTGGCACACCGCTCGCCAACGCCGAGGTCACCGT carries:
- the vioD gene encoding capreomycidine synthase; the encoded protein is MLEEWYRRHLDRAERDISSSGVLPYTYAEMRRLTGLGATDLDDLLVDDSTSQGSPELRQAIADRYLSGRAERVMVTHGSSEAIALTLATLLQPGDLVVLPDMLYHALVHYPELAGCRLRLLPLDHFTAAGTDPGAMDRAIPPDTRAVIVNFPHNPTGTTLTPAAYRRLIDRVREVGAVLVWDAATAEISWSGPVLPDPGLEHPDTISYGTLSKAFGLPGLRVGWCTAPPELIERSFALRDRSTLFLSPIVETIATAAMRSADALVEPRRDRARANLAVLERWVAEHEGLVTWKPPQGGVCCLLELSGVTDSERFCLDLLEQDGTLLVPGTAFGREGTVRLGFGGGEKDFTDGLMSLSQLLRAGGGPRR
- a CDS encoding amino acid adenylation domain-containing protein, yielding MTAPGPVAESDALLESWRCVVARHGERIALSNGRRTLTYRQLAAVAQRIGGRLAAAGAAPGRQVMLQVNAPIDAVMSMLGVLEAGAAFALLEDGLPQAARAARMDRVSAVLSAGRGQPADALPLPWVDLAPELDGVEPDGPVPAGGICPGPAAYVMFTSGSTGRPKAVEIGRDALHGFSLAAADRLALRPGDRWLQLASLGFDVLIEEVFPALMTGSTVVCRPDSVAPDPQELHAMLSDMGVTIVELSTQYWREYARWLDVRNETTPPGLRRVLVGGERMDPDDWRRWERSGHAPLVHVYGLTECTVTSTMYDGRLPADAQEVPIGTPLANAEVTVRGADRLPVTPGELGEICIGGPSLASGYIGDPEQTARRFVPDPRSPERHLYVTGDRGRILPDGNLEFRGRLDDQLKVRGHRLEPASVERLLTADPGVAQAVVLLDVNTRTTLSACLVPAGPVPGVTGDRVLPVTGERREELLAVLGAELPDWAVPRRLFWTAELPKNAHGKLDRHSLDTMLAAASRPTAEATAPAADADTSRERGQEPGEGPAQLAAVLERFRVLLGDPGFGPDSDFFEGGGQSILAMRLVTELRATLPSTPGLRTSTVFDHPTPRRLAHWVAARTGRSRNAPER